A window of the Microtus pennsylvanicus isolate mMicPen1 chromosome 4, mMicPen1.hap1, whole genome shotgun sequence genome harbors these coding sequences:
- the LOC142847686 gene encoding interferon-inducible GTPase 1-like, which produces MGQRFSSPKDERHQDLASSFNEYFKKFKVENKIIPQEILASIELNLSKGNIQVANSSITNALKEIDSTPLNVAVTGECGAGKSSFINVLRGIGHEEEGAAETGVVETAKERHPYTHPKIPNVVFWDLPGVGTTNFPPKDYLEKMKFNEYDFFIIVSAARIKKNDIDLAKAISMMKKDFYFVRTKVDFDLKNEKEIKGQTFDREKVLEQIRSSCVKTFRENNIKVPPIFLISNKILYDYDFQILMDKVANTLPEYKRHNFMLSLPSITHAAIERKRQCLEQIICLDAFATALFTMIPSLTLLMDNDVENLRISMNIFRDVFGVDDASLQGLAEDWQVSLDQLKAKMKSPHVFETTMEETMQDKLSRLYEEFCLANRDVFATNVYVKKLFYLKCSFLNMVTNDANALLREICVKNNLVSD; this is translated from the coding sequence ATGGGTCAGCGGTTCTCTTCACCTAAGGATGAACGCCACCAAGATTTAGCCTCCAGCTTTAACgaatattttaagaagtttaaGGTAGAAAACAAAATCATTCCTCAAGAAATCTTAGCTTCAATTGAATTAAACTTGTCAAAAGGAAACATTCAGGTGGCAAACTCTTCAATCACTAATGCATTAAAAGAAATTGATAGCACCCCACTCAATGTTGCTGTGACCGGAGAGTGTGGAGCAGGGAAGTCCAGCTTCATCAATGTCCTGAGGGGGATTGGGCATGAAGAGGAAGGTGCAGCTGAAACTGGTGTGGTGGAAACAGCCAAGGAGAGGCATCCCTACACACACCCCAAGATTCCCAATGTGGTTTTTTGGGACCTGCCTGGGGTTGGAACCACAAATTTCCCACCCAAAGATTATctggagaaaatgaaattcaaCGAGTATGATTTCTTCATCATTGTTTCTGCCGCACGCATTAAGAAAAATGATATAGACCTCGCCAAAGCAATCAGCATGATGAAGAAGGATTTCTACTTTGTGAGAACCAAGGTGGACTTTGACTTGAAAAATGAGAAGGAAATCAAAGGACAAACATTTGACAGAGAAAAGGTCCTGGAGCAGATCCGCAGCAGCTGTGTGAAGACCTTTCGGGAGAATAACATTAAGGTACCACCAATCTTCTTGATCTCTAATAAAATCTTATATGACTATGATTTCCAAATCCTGATGGACAAGGTGGCGAATACTCTCCCTGAATACAAACGTCACAATTTTATGCTCTCCTTGCCAAGTATTACACATGCAGCCATTGAAAGGAAACGGCAGTGCCTGGAGCAGATCATTTGCCTCGATGCCTTTGCGACTGCCTTATTCACTATGATTCCTTCACTGACCCTCTTAATGGACAATGATGTGGAGAATCTTAGAATCAGCATGAACATCTTTCGAGATGTGTTTGGAGTGGATGATGCTTCATTGCAGGGTTTGGCTGAGGACTGGCAGGTGTCGTTGGATCAGCTCAAGGCAAAGATGAAATCTCCTCATGTGTTTGAAACTACAATGGAAGAAACAATGCAAGACAAGCTTTCAAGACTTTATGAGGAGTTCTGTTTGGCTAACAGGGACGTATTTGCAACAAATGTTTAtgttaaaaaattgttttacCTGAAATGTTCCTTCCTTAACATGGTGACAAATGATGCTAATGCTCTTCTCAGAGAGATATGTGTAAAAAATAACTTGGTTTCTGATTAG